A genomic region of Mustela erminea isolate mMusErm1 chromosome 12, mMusErm1.Pri, whole genome shotgun sequence contains the following coding sequences:
- the LOC116570942 gene encoding basic proline-rich protein-like has product MCGQGRPGGYGAAARGQPWARPQVRLPTMHTCELVPTRTRSLAPSVQIGEAETDSPAPALHQHSLVPALDCPPCWDPNSTRPALPPDAGRGTPLESRKPDPTRLAAGLEEKQKAPPGSDLAHADAASLRAGAARPHPSPCGLADPPGTGSRKLMCGLGEGRGCPPHPPRPPHPSPWAQTTCHWSGGRSQPHLPQQPPRSQGYPGPQPPSQRPSWGPHVPIIPAQPFGGVGGRGRRTGQVTSCHQGHVGFLERLFQQPDGPKTILLLVVIPPSHTRQQRPRHFQKSHQGPAVHGEPETRCLPPPPGPVPSTAF; this is encoded by the coding sequence ATGTGCGGGCAGGGCCGTCCAGGAGGCTACGGGGCAGCAGCGAGGGGGCAGCCCTGGGCTAGGCCCCAGGTACGGCTCCCCACAATGCACACATGTGAGCTGGTACCTACAAGAACCCGGAGTCTGGCCCCTTCAGTGCAGAttggagaagcagagacagacagCCCCGCGCCCGCCCTGCACCAGCACAGTCTGGTCCCTGCACTGGACTGCCCTCCGTGCTGGGACCCCAACAGCACCCGGCCAGCCCTACCTCCAGACGCGGGGCGGGGGACACCCCTGGAGAGCAGAAAACCAGATCCCACCAGGCTGGCTGCAGGGttagaggagaagcagaaggctCCTCCAGGCTCTGACCTTGCCCACGCTGATGCAGCTTCCCTAAGGGCTGGCGCTGCTCGGCCCCACCCATCGCCGTGCGGCCTCGCAGACCCTCCAGGCACCGGAAGCAGGAAGCTGAtgtgtgggctgggggaggggcggggctgccCTCCACACCCACCACGTCCGCCCCATCCATCCCCCTGGGCACAGACCACCTGCCACTGGTCTGGAGGCAGATCCCAGCCTCACCTTCCCCAGCAGCCCCCCCGCTCCCAGGGATACCCCggcccccagccaccctcccAGAGACCCAGCTGGGGGCCCCATGTCCCCATCATCCCAGCACAGCCTTtcggaggggtgggggggaggggaagaagaactGGTCAGGTCACCTCGTGCCACCAGGGACATGTGGGCTTCCTAGAGAGACTCTTCCAGCAACCGGATGGGCCAAAGACCATCCTCCTCCTCGTGGTGATCCCTCCTTCACACACGAGACAGCAAAGGCCCAGACACTTCCAGAAGTCACACCAGGGGCCAGCCGTGCATGGAGAGCCCGAAACCCGGtgtctgcccccgccccccggcccagTCCCCAGCACCGCCTTTTGA